One window of Agromyces rhizosphaerae genomic DNA carries:
- the xerD gene encoding site-specific tyrosine recombinase XerD, translating into MTPSAVEPYLRHLTIERGLSGNTVAAYRRDLDRYGEWLAARGIDDAASVTEQDVVDFVASLRGDPQHPMAASSVARILSSVRGLHRFLVTEGRAAADPTRDVRPPKLASRLPKAISVEEVQALLDATGGDDPVALRDRALLELLYATGARVSEAVALNVDDVQDAEVVRLLGKGGKQRIVPVGSYAREAIGAYLVRVRPEFAARGRSTPALFLGPRGARMSRQSAWLAIRAAAERAGIRAEISPHTLRHSFATHLLAGGADVRVVQELLGHSSVATTQIYTLVTVDTLRDMYTAAHPRAR; encoded by the coding sequence ATGACCCCGAGCGCGGTCGAGCCGTACCTGCGCCACCTCACCATCGAGCGGGGGCTGTCGGGCAACACCGTCGCGGCGTACCGGCGCGACCTCGACCGCTACGGCGAGTGGCTCGCCGCGCGCGGCATCGACGACGCGGCATCCGTCACCGAACAGGACGTCGTGGACTTCGTCGCGTCGCTGCGCGGCGACCCGCAGCACCCGATGGCCGCCTCGTCGGTCGCCCGCATCCTGTCGTCGGTGCGCGGCCTGCACCGCTTCCTCGTCACCGAGGGGCGCGCCGCCGCCGATCCGACGCGAGACGTTCGGCCGCCGAAGCTCGCGTCGCGCCTGCCGAAGGCGATCTCGGTCGAGGAGGTGCAGGCGCTGCTCGACGCCACGGGCGGCGACGACCCGGTCGCACTGCGCGACCGCGCGCTGCTCGAGCTGCTCTACGCCACGGGCGCGCGCGTGTCGGAGGCCGTCGCGCTGAACGTCGACGACGTGCAGGACGCCGAGGTCGTGCGCCTGCTCGGCAAGGGCGGCAAGCAGCGCATCGTGCCGGTCGGCAGCTACGCGCGCGAGGCGATCGGCGCGTACCTGGTGCGCGTGCGCCCGGAGTTCGCGGCGCGCGGCCGGTCGACGCCGGCGCTGTTCCTCGGCCCGCGCGGCGCGCGCATGTCGCGCCAGAGCGCGTGGCTCGCGATCCGCGCCGCAGCCGAGCGCGCGGGCATCCGCGCCGAGATCTCGCCGCACACGCTGCGGCACTCGTTCGCCACCCACCTGCTCGCCGGCGGGGCCGACGTTCGGGTCGTGCAGGAGCTGCTCGGCCACTCGTCCGTGGCGACGACCCAGATCTACACACTCGTCACGGTCGACACACTCCGCGATATGTACACGGCCGCACACCCCCGCGCTCGCTAG
- a CDS encoding ParA family protein — MHVTGSQHDPLDGTATLDPALGPTGRPAREFPEPEPLDGHGPARIISLCNQKGGVGKTTTTINLGATLAAEGRRVLAVDFDPQGALSAGLGVRTHDVTTIYDLLLTRQHEPKDAIQHTTVEGLDVIPANIDLSAAEVHLVNEVAREQILAGVLRRVAPDYDVILIDCQPSLGLLTVNALTASHGVVIPLECEYFALRGVALLIETIEKVRDRLNPAITLDGILGTMYDARTLHSREVLERVVEAFGDQVLETVITRTVKFPDASVASAPITQFAPEHQAAKAYRQLARELIFRGAVA; from the coding sequence ATGCACGTGACGGGATCCCAGCACGACCCACTGGACGGGACCGCCACGCTCGACCCGGCACTCGGCCCGACCGGTCGGCCGGCCAGGGAGTTCCCCGAGCCCGAACCGCTCGACGGTCACGGCCCGGCGCGCATCATCTCGCTGTGCAACCAGAAGGGCGGGGTCGGCAAGACGACCACGACCATCAACCTGGGCGCCACGCTCGCAGCCGAGGGCCGCAGGGTGCTCGCGGTCGACTTCGACCCGCAGGGCGCGCTGTCCGCCGGACTCGGCGTGCGCACGCACGACGTCACCACGATCTACGACCTGCTGCTCACGCGCCAGCACGAGCCGAAGGACGCGATCCAGCACACGACCGTCGAAGGCCTCGACGTGATCCCGGCGAACATCGACCTGTCGGCCGCCGAGGTGCACCTCGTCAACGAGGTCGCGCGCGAGCAGATCCTCGCGGGCGTGCTGCGCCGCGTCGCGCCCGACTACGACGTGATCCTCATCGACTGCCAGCCGTCGCTCGGCCTGCTCACCGTGAACGCGCTGACCGCGAGCCACGGCGTGGTCATCCCGCTCGAGTGCGAGTACTTCGCGCTGCGCGGCGTGGCCCTGCTCATCGAGACCATCGAGAAGGTGCGCGACCGCCTGAACCCCGCGATCACGCTCGACGGCATCCTGGGCACCATGTACGACGCGCGCACGCTGCACTCGCGCGAGGTGCTCGAGCGGGTCGTCGAGGCGTTCGGCGACCAGGTGCTCGAGACCGTGATCACGCGCACGGTGAAGTTCCCGGATGCCTCGGTGGCATCCGCCCCCATCACGCAGTTCGCACCCGAGCACCAGGCGGCGAAGGCCTACCGCCAGCTCGCGAGGGAGCTGATCTTCCGTGGCGCCGTCGCCTGA
- a CDS encoding NUDIX domain-containing protein, producing MPDQVTGSGTEPTPGPLADEYAPIEPVESTRVFEGRVWDLRRDSLEYGDGRIVRDYVDHTGAVAVLALDDDDRAFLIKQYRHPVRTRDWEIPAGLLDVDGEPPLEAAKRELAEEADLEADDWSVLTEFWNTPGGSNEAIRVYLARGLRATAEPFPREAEEADMEARWVPLDELVEAVLARRVQNAAVVIAALAASASRAVGWSTLAPADAPWPAHPKLGRPTG from the coding sequence ATGCCTGATCAGGTGACCGGCTCCGGCACCGAGCCGACTCCCGGACCGCTCGCCGACGAGTACGCCCCGATCGAGCCGGTCGAGAGCACGCGGGTGTTCGAGGGCCGCGTCTGGGACCTCCGTCGCGACAGCCTCGAGTACGGCGACGGCCGCATCGTGCGCGACTACGTCGACCACACGGGCGCCGTTGCGGTGCTCGCGCTCGACGACGACGACCGCGCGTTCCTGATCAAGCAGTACCGCCATCCCGTGCGCACGCGCGACTGGGAGATCCCGGCGGGGCTGCTCGACGTCGACGGCGAGCCGCCGCTCGAGGCCGCCAAGCGGGAGCTCGCCGAGGAGGCCGACCTCGAGGCCGACGACTGGTCGGTGCTCACCGAGTTCTGGAATACGCCGGGCGGCAGCAACGAGGCCATCCGCGTCTACCTCGCGCGCGGCCTCCGCGCCACGGCAGAGCCGTTCCCCCGCGAGGCCGAGGAGGCCGACATGGAGGCGCGCTGGGTGCCGCTCGACGAGCTCGTCGAGGCCGTGCTCGCGCGGCGCGTGCAGAACGCCGCGGTCGTGATCGCCGCGCTCGCCGCGAGCGCCTCCCGCGCCGTCGGCTGGTCGACCCTGGCGCCGGCGGATGCCCCTTGGCCCGCGCACCCGAAGCTGGGGCGCCCGACCGGATGA
- a CDS encoding CTP synthase, giving the protein MVDIDSAESSNDTTKHIFVTGGVVSSLGKGLTAASLGNLLTARGLRVVMQKLDPYLNVDPGTMNPFQHGEVFVTDDGAETDLDIGHYERFLDINLSQAANVTTGQIYSTVIAKERRGEYLGDTVQVIPHITDEIKRRMRLQASETPKPDVIITEIGGTVGDIESQPFIESARQVRHELGRGNAFFVHVSLVPYMGASGEQKTKPTQHSVAALRSIGIQPDALVLRSDRPVTESNKRKIALMCDVDEQAVVNAVDVASIYDIPSMLHDQGLDQYIIDSLDLQTRDVDWSGWAGLLEAVHEPKHEVTIGLVGKYIDLPDAYLSVTEALRAGGFAGKTKVNLRWIPSDECETQEGAARHLGELDGICVPGGFGVRGIEGKLGALRFARDNKLPALGLCLGLQCMVIEYARNEAGLEGASSSEFDPDTKFPVIATMEEQVEIIAEGDMGGTMRLGLYPAALAEGSLAAELYDSELVSERHRHRYEVNNGYREQIADAGLVFSGTSPDRHLVEFVELPRDVHPFYIGTQAHPELRSRPNDAHPLFRGLVAAALERHRASLLFDNPDA; this is encoded by the coding sequence GTGGTGGATATTGACAGCGCGGAATCTTCGAACGACACGACCAAGCACATCTTCGTGACCGGTGGTGTCGTTTCTTCATTGGGCAAGGGCCTCACGGCCGCCAGCCTCGGCAACCTCCTGACCGCGCGCGGGCTCCGCGTCGTCATGCAGAAGCTCGACCCCTACCTCAACGTCGACCCGGGAACGATGAACCCGTTCCAGCACGGCGAGGTGTTCGTGACCGACGACGGCGCCGAGACCGACCTCGACATCGGTCACTACGAGCGCTTCCTCGACATCAACCTGAGCCAGGCCGCGAACGTCACCACCGGCCAGATCTACTCCACCGTCATCGCCAAGGAGCGCCGCGGCGAGTACCTCGGCGACACCGTGCAGGTCATCCCGCACATCACCGACGAGATCAAGCGACGGATGCGCCTGCAGGCATCCGAGACCCCCAAGCCCGACGTGATCATCACCGAGATCGGCGGCACGGTCGGCGACATCGAGTCGCAGCCGTTCATCGAGTCGGCCCGCCAGGTGCGCCACGAGCTCGGCCGCGGCAACGCGTTCTTCGTGCACGTCTCGCTCGTGCCCTACATGGGCGCCTCGGGCGAGCAGAAGACCAAGCCGACCCAGCACTCCGTCGCAGCGCTGCGCTCCATCGGCATCCAGCCCGACGCGCTCGTGCTGCGCAGCGACCGCCCCGTCACCGAGTCGAACAAGCGCAAGATCGCGCTCATGTGCGACGTCGACGAGCAGGCCGTCGTGAACGCGGTCGACGTGGCGAGCATCTACGACATCCCGTCGATGCTGCACGACCAGGGCCTCGACCAGTACATCATCGACTCGCTCGACCTCCAGACGCGCGACGTCGACTGGAGCGGCTGGGCCGGCCTGCTCGAGGCCGTGCACGAGCCCAAGCACGAGGTCACGATCGGCCTGGTCGGCAAGTACATCGACCTGCCCGACGCGTACCTGTCGGTGACCGAGGCGCTGCGCGCCGGCGGATTCGCCGGCAAGACCAAGGTCAACCTGCGCTGGATCCCCTCCGACGAATGCGAGACGCAGGAGGGCGCCGCGCGCCACCTCGGCGAGCTCGACGGCATCTGCGTGCCCGGCGGCTTCGGCGTGCGCGGAATCGAGGGCAAGCTCGGCGCGCTTCGCTTCGCGCGCGACAACAAGCTGCCCGCGCTCGGCCTCTGCCTCGGCCTGCAGTGCATGGTCATCGAGTACGCGCGCAACGAGGCCGGCCTCGAGGGCGCATCGTCGTCGGAGTTCGACCCCGACACGAAGTTCCCGGTCATCGCGACCATGGAGGAGCAGGTCGAGATCATCGCCGAGGGCGACATGGGCGGCACCATGCGGCTCGGACTCTACCCGGCGGCCCTCGCCGAGGGGTCGCTCGCGGCGGAGCTCTACGACTCCGAGCTCGTCTCCGAGCGCCACCGCCACCGCTACGAGGTGAACAACGGCTACCGGGAGCAGATCGCCGACGCCGGCCTGGTGTTCTCGGGCACGAGCCCCGACCGCCACCTGGTCGAGTTCGTCGAGCTGCCGCGCGACGTGCACCCGTTCTACATCGGCACGCAGGCGCACCCCGAGCTCCGCAGCCGCCCGAACGACGCCCACCCGCTGTTCCGCGGGCTCGTGGCCGCCGCCCTCGAGCGCCACCGCGCGAGCCTGCTGTTCGACAACCCGGATGCCTGA